In a genomic window of Nomascus leucogenys isolate Asia chromosome 4, Asia_NLE_v1, whole genome shotgun sequence:
- the CARNS1 gene encoding carnosine synthase 1 isoform X2, protein MLSLDPSGPEWDCPLGSKDLEEEGPWGGGSGLPPTGCFPGSWRQDVGLDCKGSPEGAEARAWSVYYYSLLQSCLQQAGLPETQDRSQVPRTGCPGAEVTLCVLGSPSTFLPVLLEGGVQSPGNMLLCLSPAWLMKVPAPGQPGEAALLVSKAVSFHPGGLTFLDDFVPPRRATYFLAGLGLGPGRGREAAELARDLTCPTGASAELARLLEDRLLTRQLLAQQGGVAVPETLAFTYKPPGLLRGGDASPGLRLMELSGKEGQETLVKEEVEAFLRSEALGDILQVAVKLSGWRWRGRQALRLHPRVELGAVVDTVLALLEKLEEEESVLVEAVYPPVQLPCSDGPSPGPGLAVRICAVVCRTQGDRPLLSKVVCGVGRGDRPLRHHNSLPRTLEVALAQCGLGEEAQVAAVRQRVKAAAEAALAAVLALEAGLSAEQRGGRRAHTDFLGVDFALTAAGGVLTPVALELNGGLCLEACGALEGLWAAPRLGPAADDAAAAPLVETMLRRSARCLMEGKQLLVVGAGGVSKKFVWEAARDYGLQLHLVESDPNHFASQLVQTFIHFDMTEHRRDEENARLLAELVRARGLKLDGCFSYWDDCLVLTALLCQELGLPCSSPAAMRLAKQKSLTQLHLLRHHGPPWPAPSLHAVPCCPLESEADVERAVHQVPLPGVMKLEFGAGAVGVRLVEDVPQCHEHFSRITRDLQGEADHPGIGLGWGNAMLLMEFVEGTEHDVDLVLFGGRLLAAFVSDNGPTRLPGFTETAACMPTGLAPEQEAQMVQAAFRCCLGCGLLDGVFNVELKLTGAGPRLIEINPRMGGFYLRDWILELYGVDLLLAAVMVACGLRPALPTHPRARGHLVGVMCLVSQHLQALSSTASRETLQALHDRGLLRLNLLEEALVPGEYEEPYCSVACAGPSPTEARLRLLGLCQGLGIDGPSYPVAHFLSHFK, encoded by the exons GCTGTCCTGGGGCGGAGGTGACCTTGTGCGTTCTGGGCTCCCCCAGCACCTTTCTGCCTGTGCTGCTGGAGGGTGGGGTCCAGAGCCCGG GAAACATGCTCCTTTGCCTGTCCCCTGCTTGGCTGATGAAGGTGCCAGCACCCGGGCAGCCGGGTGAGGCAGCCCTGCTAGTCTCCAAGGCTGTGAGCTTCCACCCTGGGGGCCTGACATTCCTGGATGACTTTGTCCCCCCACGTCGTGCCACCTACTTTCTGGCAGGCCTGGGCCTGGGGCCCGGCCGGGGCCGAGAGGCAGCAGAACTCGCCCGTGACCTGACCTGCCCCACGGGAGCTTCGGCTGAGCTGGCCCGGCTGCTGGAGGACCGGCTGCTGACAAGGCAGTTGCTGGCCCAGCAGGGTGGTGTGGCTGTGCCAGAGACCCTGGCTTTCACCTACAAGCCGCCAGGGCTGCTGCGGGGAGGGGATGCCAGCCCAGGGCTACGGCTGATGGAGCTGAGTGGCAAAGAGGGCCAGGAGACGCTGGTGAAAGAGGAAGTGGAAGCTTTTCTGCGCTCCGAGGCCCTGGGCGATATCCTGCAG GTGGCCGTGAAGCTCAGTGGCTGGCGCTGGCGGGGGCGGCAGGCATTGCGTCTGCACCCGCGGgtagagctgggtgcagtggtggacACAGTGCTGGCGCTGCTGgagaagctggaggaggaggagagtgtCCTGGTGGAGGCTGTGTACCCACCTGTCCAGCTGCCCTGCTCAG ATGGTCCTTCACCCGGCCCTGGCCTGGCCGTGCGAATCTGTGCTGTGGTGTGTCGGACACAGGGCGACAGGCCACTGCTGAGCAAG GTGGTGTGCGGCGTGGGCCGCGGGGACCGCCCTCTACGGCACCACAACTCCCTGCCGAGGACGCTGGAGGTGGCGCTGGCCCAGTGCGGCCTGGGCGAGGAGGCGCAGGTGGCGGCCGTGCGGCAGCGCGTCAAGGCAGCGGCCGAGGCCGCGCTGGCCGCCGTGCTGGCTCTGGAGGCCGGCCTGAGTGCCGAGCAGCGCGGCGGGCGCCGGGCGCACACGGACTTCCTGG GCGTGGATTTCGCGCTGACGGCGGCCGGCGGCGTGCTGACCCCAGTGGCCCTGGAGCTGAACGGCGGCCTGTGCCTGGAGGCGTGCGGCGCGCTCGAGGGGCTGTGGGCCGCGCCGCGGCTGGGGCCGGCGGCCGACGACGCGGCGGCCGCGCCGCTGGTGGAGACCATGCTTCGGCGGTCGGCGCGCTGCCTCATGGAGGGAAAGCAGCTGCTGGTGGTCGGTGCTGGCGGCGTCAGCAAGAAGTTCGTGTGGGAGGCGGCGCGCGACTACGGGCTCCAG CTGCACCTCGTGGAGTCAGACCCCAACCACTTTGCATCACAGTTGGTACAGACCTTCATCCACTTTGACATGACCGAGCACCGGAGGGATGAGGAGAACGCACGGCTGCTGGCAGAGTTGGTACGGGCGCGCGGCCTCAAGCTAGATGGCTGCTTCTCCTACTGGGACGACTGCCTGGTGCTCACAGCCCTGCTCTGCCAGGAGCTAGGTCTGCCCTGCAGCTCCCCAGCTGCCATGCGCCTGGCTAAGCAGAAGAGCCTCACCCAGCTGCACCTGTTGCGCCACCATGGCCCACCCTGGCCTGCGCCCTCCCTCCATGCTGTGCCCTGCTGCCCACTGGAGAGCGAGGCTGATGTAGAGAGGGCCGTGCACCAGGTACCCCTTCCAGGTGTCATGAAGCTGGAGTTCGGGGCAGGTGCGGTGGGCGTGCGGCTGGTAGAGGATGTGCCACAGTGCCATGAGCACTTTTCCCGGATTACCCGAGACTTGCAGGGCGAGGCTGACCACCCAGGCattgggctgggctggggcaatGCCATGCTGCTGATGGAGTTTGTGGAGGGCACCGAGCACGATGTGGACCTGGTGTTGTTTGGTGGGCGGCTGCTGGCTGCCTTTGTCTCCGACAATGGCCCTACGAGGCTGCCTGGCTTCACTGAGACGGCAGCCTGCATGCCTACCGGGCTGGCACCAGAGCAGGAGGCACAGATGGTTCAGGCAGCCTTTCGCTGTTGCCTGGGCTGTGGGCTGCTCGATGGAGTCTTCAACGTGGAGCTCAAGCTGACCGGGGCTGGGCCTCGGCTTATCGAGATCAACCCCCGCATGGGTGGCTTCTACCTGCGTGATTGGATCCTGGAGCTCTATGGCGTGGACCTGCTGCTGGCTGCTGTTATGGTGGCCTGCGGCCTGCGGCCTgccctgcccacccacccacgTGCTCGTGGCCATCTGGTGGGCGTCATGTGCCTTGTGTCCCAGCACCTACAGGCCCTGAGTTCCACCGCCAGCCGTGAGACCCTGCAGGCCCTGCACGACCGTGGCCTGCTACGCCTCAATCTGCTGGAGGAGGCCCTGGTGCCTGGCGAGTACGAGGAGCCCTACTGCAGTGTGGCCTGTGCCGGGCCCAGCCCCACCGAGGCCCGCCTCCGCCTGCTGGGCCTCTGCCAGGGCCTGGGCATCGATGGGCCCAGCTACCCTGTTGCTCACTTCCTGTCTCACTTCAAATAG